From one Amycolatopsis sp. FDAARGOS 1241 genomic stretch:
- a CDS encoding DMT family transporter, producing the protein MNTTALSFVLVAAVVHALWNLAAKRVTFGGPRFVWLYYTVSAVVLAPVVAVTLLVEPQRPQWTWLVAAVVTAVLHVAYGTVLQRGYAVGDLSVVYPLARGTGPLLSVLAAVLFLHERPGVLGLLGAFLVVTGVLVISAGGSGAGAKKRQAGVFYGVLTGATIAAYTLWDAHSVTTLAVPPLVYFGAGALCQSVLLAPAAVRDRAEVGKLWREHRKEVLIVGIASPAAYLLVLYALQMAPVSLVAPARELSIVLGGLAAWFVLGERNAARRLAGSVLVLAGIVAIAMA; encoded by the coding sequence ATGAACACCACCGCTTTGTCGTTCGTCCTCGTCGCCGCGGTCGTGCACGCGCTGTGGAACCTCGCCGCCAAACGCGTGACCTTCGGCGGGCCGCGGTTCGTGTGGCTGTACTACACCGTTTCGGCCGTCGTACTGGCGCCGGTCGTCGCCGTGACGCTGCTCGTCGAGCCGCAACGTCCGCAGTGGACCTGGCTGGTCGCCGCGGTGGTGACGGCGGTGCTGCACGTGGCGTACGGCACGGTCCTGCAACGCGGGTACGCCGTCGGTGACCTGTCGGTCGTCTACCCGCTCGCGCGCGGCACCGGGCCGCTGCTGTCGGTGCTCGCGGCGGTCCTCTTCCTGCACGAGCGCCCCGGAGTGCTGGGGCTGCTCGGCGCGTTCCTGGTTGTCACCGGCGTGCTCGTGATCAGCGCCGGCGGCAGCGGGGCCGGCGCGAAGAAGCGCCAGGCCGGCGTGTTCTACGGCGTGCTCACCGGCGCGACGATCGCCGCGTACACGCTGTGGGACGCGCACTCCGTGACGACGCTCGCGGTCCCGCCGCTCGTGTACTTCGGCGCCGGTGCGCTGTGCCAGAGCGTGCTGCTGGCCCCGGCGGCGGTGCGCGACCGCGCGGAGGTCGGCAAGCTGTGGCGCGAGCACCGCAAGGAGGTGCTGATCGTCGGCATCGCGTCGCCCGCGGCGTACCTGCTGGTGCTCTACGCGCTTCAGATGGCGCCGGTGAGCCTGGTCGCGCCGGCACGGGAGCTGTCGATCGTGCTGGGCGGGCTGGCCGCGTGGTTCGTGCTGGGCGAGCGCAACGCGGCGCGCCGGCTGGCGGGGTCGGTGCTCGTGCTCGCGGGGATCGTCGCGATTGCGATGGCCTGA
- a CDS encoding transposase: protein MGVSRFQLLSDVQWALIEDLLPVRTGRRGRPFSDARAMVEGIIYRYRCGIAWRDVPAVFGPWQTIWTWHRRLAGDGTWDVVLQRLLTEADAAGLVDWAVSVDSTIARAHQHATSIRRVTGGWVELHGSAQRAA, encoded by the coding sequence GTGGGTGTGTCGCGGTTTCAGCTGTTGTCGGATGTTCAGTGGGCGTTGATCGAGGACTTGTTGCCGGTCCGTACCGGTAGGCGTGGTCGGCCGTTCTCGGATGCGCGGGCGATGGTCGAGGGGATCATCTATCGGTATCGGTGTGGGATCGCGTGGCGGGACGTGCCGGCGGTGTTCGGTCCGTGGCAGACGATCTGGACCTGGCACCGACGGCTGGCCGGCGATGGGACCTGGGACGTGGTGTTGCAGCGCCTGCTGACCGAAGCGGACGCGGCTGGGCTGGTGGATTGGGCGGTGTCGGTGGATTCCACGATCGCGCGGGCGCATCAGCACGCCACCAGCATCAGGCGTGTCACGGGGGGCTGGGTCGAATTACACGGATCTGCGCAGCGAGCCGCCTGA
- the thrC gene encoding threonine synthase codes for MTATLGTSSTKKTLDLGPAVELVSKEEGHRQPLAPEFVSAEDFSPLEVAYDFGRVRREDIEAGPKNIWRYKKLLPVPSTVEQIPNTEPGGTRLVKADRLAKALGLKTVWVKDDTGNPTHSFKDRVVAVALAAAREFGFEVLACPSTGNLANATAAAAARAGWRSVVLIPKSLERAKILTTAVYDGDLVAVDGNYDDVNRLATELAGEHPKWAFVNVNVRPYYSEGSKTLGYEVAEQLGWRLPEQIVVPIASGSQLTKVDKGFRELGQLGLVEASPYKVFGAQATGCSPVSAAFRAGHDVVQPVKPDTIARSLAIGNPADGPYVLDVVNRTGGAIEDVSDEEVVEGIRLLARTEGIFTETAGGVTVATAKKLVETGKLDPDAETVLLITGDGLKTLDAVEGRIGPKATVPPSAEAVSKALGY; via the coding sequence ATGACCGCAACCCTCGGAACGTCCTCCACCAAGAAGACCCTGGATCTCGGTCCTGCTGTCGAACTGGTGTCGAAGGAAGAGGGCCACCGGCAGCCGCTCGCCCCGGAGTTCGTGTCCGCCGAGGACTTCTCGCCGCTCGAGGTCGCGTACGACTTCGGCCGCGTGCGCCGCGAGGACATCGAGGCCGGCCCCAAGAACATCTGGCGCTACAAGAAGCTTCTTCCCGTCCCCTCGACCGTCGAACAGATCCCCAACACCGAACCCGGCGGCACCCGCCTGGTCAAGGCCGACCGGCTCGCCAAGGCCCTCGGCCTGAAGACCGTGTGGGTCAAGGACGACACCGGCAACCCCACGCACTCCTTCAAGGACCGCGTGGTCGCCGTCGCGCTGGCCGCGGCCCGCGAGTTCGGCTTCGAGGTGCTCGCCTGTCCCTCGACCGGCAACCTGGCCAACGCGACGGCCGCCGCCGCGGCCCGCGCCGGCTGGCGGTCGGTCGTGCTGATCCCCAAGTCGCTCGAGCGCGCCAAGATCCTCACCACCGCGGTGTACGACGGCGATCTGGTCGCCGTCGACGGCAACTACGACGACGTCAACCGCCTCGCCACCGAGCTGGCCGGGGAGCACCCGAAGTGGGCGTTCGTGAACGTGAACGTCCGCCCGTACTACTCCGAAGGTTCCAAGACACTCGGCTACGAGGTCGCCGAGCAGCTCGGCTGGCGTCTGCCGGAGCAGATCGTGGTCCCGATCGCCTCGGGCTCGCAGCTGACCAAGGTGGACAAGGGTTTCCGCGAGCTCGGCCAGCTCGGTCTCGTGGAAGCCAGCCCCTACAAGGTGTTCGGCGCGCAGGCCACCGGCTGCTCCCCCGTCTCGGCCGCTTTCCGCGCCGGCCACGACGTGGTCCAGCCTGTGAAGCCCGACACGATCGCCCGCTCGCTCGCCATCGGCAACCCCGCCGACGGCCCCTACGTGCTCGACGTGGTCAACCGCACCGGTGGCGCGATCGAAGACGTGAGCGACGAAGAGGTCGTGGAGGGCATCCGGTTGCTCGCGCGCACCGAGGGCATCTTCACCGAGACCGCCGGCGGCGTCACCGTCGCGACCGCGAAGAAGCTCGTGGAGACCGGCAAGCTCGACCCCGACGCCGAAACGGTCCTGCTCATCACCGGCGACGGCCTCAAGACGCTCGACGCCGTCGAAGGCCGCATCGGCCCCAAGGCGACGGTGCCGCCCTCGGCCGAAGCCGTCAGCAAGGCGCTGGGCTACTGA
- a CDS encoding pyridoxamine 5'-phosphate oxidase family protein, translating to MTADLDHVRTLSLQENGLATISTTRTDGTVHSSVVNAGVMADPVTGAPGVAFVAVGGAHKLKLLRRAGHATMTFRRGWDWVSVTGPTHLIGPDDPDPAFDQAGLPTLLRDVFKAATGTHDDWAEYDRVMAAERRVAVFISAGKIIGNH from the coding sequence ATGACCGCCGATCTGGATCACGTGCGCACGCTCTCGCTGCAGGAGAACGGCCTCGCGACGATTTCGACCACCCGCACCGACGGGACGGTGCACTCGTCCGTCGTCAACGCCGGAGTCATGGCAGACCCCGTCACCGGCGCTCCCGGCGTCGCCTTCGTGGCCGTGGGAGGGGCGCACAAGCTGAAGCTGCTGCGCCGCGCCGGCCACGCGACGATGACGTTCCGCCGCGGCTGGGATTGGGTTTCCGTGACCGGACCCACGCACCTGATCGGCCCGGACGACCCCGATCCTGCCTTCGACCAGGCCGGTCTGCCGACGCTGCTGCGCGACGTCTTCAAGGCCGCCACCGGCACGCACGACGACTGGGCCGAGTACGACCGCGTGATGGCCGCCGAGCGACGCGTGGCCGTGTTCATCTCGGCCGGGAAGATCATCGGCAACCACTGA
- a CDS encoding IS5 family transposase, with protein sequence MSRGAGSNYTDLRSEPPDHAIGRSRGGWSTKVHHLVDGCGRPLVALVGPGQAGDAPMFAHLMRHLRIRRAGRGRARTRPDRLRADKAYSSRAIRRHLRTRGITAVIPEPADQAGHRKRRGSRGGRPPVFDSVDYRGRNVVERGFNLLKQWRGLATRYDKLAIVYRSAVVLHAVITWTKTLSDTL encoded by the coding sequence GTGTCACGGGGGGCTGGGTCGAATTACACGGATCTGCGCAGCGAGCCGCCTGATCATGCGATCGGCCGTTCCCGCGGTGGCTGGAGCACGAAGGTCCATCACCTCGTCGACGGGTGCGGCCGTCCGCTGGTGGCGCTGGTCGGTCCCGGTCAGGCCGGGGACGCTCCGATGTTCGCGCACCTGATGCGCCATCTGCGGATCCGCCGGGCCGGGCGCGGCCGGGCCCGCACCCGGCCCGACCGGCTCCGGGCGGACAAGGCGTATTCATCACGGGCGATCCGCCGGCATTTGCGTACCCGCGGCATCACCGCTGTCATTCCCGAGCCCGCTGACCAGGCCGGGCATCGGAAGCGCCGTGGCTCACGCGGTGGCCGTCCGCCGGTGTTCGATTCGGTCGACTACCGCGGTCGCAATGTGGTCGAACGTGGCTTCAACCTGCTCAAGCAATGGCGCGGCCTGGCCACGCGCTATGACAAGTTGGCCATCGTCTACCGCTCCGCCGTCGTCCTTCATGCCGTGATCACCTGGACCAAAACATTGTCGGACACGCTCTAG
- the lepA gene encoding translation elongation factor 4, with amino-acid sequence MTAPKTFADTTFTPPELIRNFCIIAHIDHGKSTLADRMLQLTGVVEERAMRAQYLDRMDIERERGITIKAQNVRLPWQVDGQDHVLHLIDTPGHVDFTYEVSRALEACEGAILLVDAAQGIEAQTLANLYLALENDLHIIPVLNKIDLPSADPDKYAAEIAHIIGCEPSDVLRVSAKTGMGVAELLDECVRQVPAPVGNADAPARAMIFDSVYDTYRGVVTYIRVVDGKITPREKIRMMSTGATHELLEVGIISPEPKPSKGLGVGEVGYLITGVKDVRQSKVGDTVTSERHGATEPLAGYREPKPMVFSGLYPVDGSDYPELREALEKLQLNDAALAYEPETSVALGFGFRCGFLGLLHLEITRDRLEREFGLDLISTAPNVVYRVVLEDRSEVVVTNPSDWPSGLKISEVHEPVSKVSILAPSEFVGTIIELCQAKRGSLLGMDYLSEDRVELRYNIPLAEIIFDFFDTLKSRTRGYASLDYEEAGDQVADLVKVDILLQGETVDAFSAIVHKDAAYSYGNRMATRLRELIPRQQFEVPIQAAVGSRIIARETIRAMRKDVLAKCYGGDISRKRKLLEKQKEGKKRMKTVGRVEVPQEAFVAALSTEDNGKAKK; translated from the coding sequence GTGACAGCGCCCAAGACGTTCGCCGACACCACCTTCACGCCGCCGGAGTTGATCCGCAACTTCTGCATCATCGCCCACATCGACCACGGCAAGTCGACGCTGGCGGACCGCATGCTGCAGCTGACCGGCGTCGTCGAGGAACGGGCGATGCGCGCTCAGTACCTCGACCGCATGGACATCGAGCGCGAGCGCGGCATCACCATCAAGGCGCAGAACGTGCGGCTGCCCTGGCAGGTCGACGGCCAGGACCACGTGCTCCACCTCATCGACACCCCCGGCCACGTCGACTTCACCTACGAGGTCTCGCGGGCCCTCGAGGCGTGCGAGGGTGCGATCCTGCTGGTCGACGCCGCGCAGGGCATCGAGGCGCAGACACTCGCGAACCTGTACCTGGCGCTCGAGAACGACCTGCACATCATCCCGGTGCTCAACAAGATCGACCTGCCCTCGGCCGACCCGGACAAGTACGCGGCCGAGATCGCGCACATCATCGGCTGTGAGCCGTCCGACGTGCTGCGCGTGTCGGCCAAGACCGGTATGGGTGTGGCGGAGCTGCTGGACGAGTGCGTGCGCCAGGTCCCGGCCCCGGTCGGCAACGCGGACGCCCCCGCCCGCGCGATGATCTTCGACTCGGTCTACGACACCTACCGCGGCGTGGTCACCTACATCCGTGTGGTGGACGGCAAGATCACCCCGCGCGAGAAAATCCGCATGATGTCCACCGGCGCCACGCACGAGCTGCTGGAGGTCGGCATCATCTCGCCCGAGCCGAAGCCCAGCAAGGGGCTCGGCGTCGGCGAGGTGGGCTACCTGATCACCGGTGTGAAGGACGTCCGCCAGTCGAAGGTCGGCGACACCGTCACGTCCGAACGCCACGGCGCCACCGAACCCCTGGCCGGCTACCGCGAGCCGAAGCCGATGGTGTTCTCCGGGCTCTACCCGGTTGACGGCTCGGACTACCCGGAGCTGCGCGAGGCGCTCGAGAAGCTGCAGCTCAACGACGCCGCGCTCGCGTATGAGCCCGAGACGTCGGTGGCACTCGGGTTCGGTTTCCGCTGTGGGTTCCTCGGCCTGCTGCACCTGGAGATCACACGCGACCGCCTCGAGCGTGAATTCGGTCTCGACCTGATCTCCACCGCGCCCAACGTGGTCTACCGCGTGGTGCTGGAGGACCGCAGCGAGGTCGTGGTCACCAACCCGTCCGACTGGCCGAGCGGGCTCAAGATCTCCGAGGTCCACGAGCCGGTGTCGAAGGTCAGCATCCTCGCGCCGTCGGAGTTCGTCGGCACGATCATTGAGCTGTGCCAGGCGAAGCGCGGCAGCCTGCTCGGCATGGACTACCTGTCCGAGGACCGCGTGGAACTGCGTTACAACATCCCGCTCGCGGAGATCATCTTCGACTTCTTCGACACGCTGAAGTCGCGCACGCGCGGCTATGCGAGCCTCGACTACGAGGAGGCGGGTGATCAGGTCGCCGACCTGGTGAAGGTCGACATCCTGCTGCAGGGCGAAACCGTCGACGCGTTCTCCGCGATCGTGCACAAGGACGCCGCCTACAGCTACGGCAACCGGATGGCCACGCGGCTGCGCGAGCTGATCCCGCGCCAGCAGTTCGAGGTGCCGATCCAGGCGGCCGTCGGCTCGCGGATCATCGCCCGCGAGACGATCCGCGCGATGCGCAAGGACGTGCTCGCCAAGTGCTACGGCGGTGACATCTCCCGCAAGCGCAAGCTGCTCGAGAAGCAGAAGGAAGGCAAGAAGCGCATGAAGACCGTGGGCCGGGTCGAAGTGCCGCAAGAGGCGTTCGTCGCGGCTCTGTCCACTGAGGACAACGGCAAGGCCAAGAAGTAG
- a CDS encoding nitronate monooxygenase: MFEDLEFPVIAAPMAGGPTTPELVAAVTAAGGFGFLAGGYLSVAALDEQISRTAELTGGRFGVNLFVPGSKSAVDLTDHRERMVTEALRYGVEPGEPVWDDDEYPAKLDLVVRHRVPLVSFTFGAPTSAEAHRVHECGGRVAVTITSPDEADLAAARGADALVVQGFEAGGHRGLFTDDATNPAGGEQYGLLALLRLVAARTSLPLIAAGGLVHGADVAAVLAAGAAAAQLGTAFLQTNEAGTASAQRRALAEGGRLTAFTRAFSGRPARGLVNRVLSDLSAHAPAAYPQLHHLSKPIRAAAARADDPEAMSLWAGQTYPLAADGSAASVVERLRAEAKAAVERLDRLR; encoded by the coding sequence ATGTTCGAAGACCTCGAGTTCCCCGTGATCGCGGCGCCGATGGCGGGCGGTCCGACGACGCCCGAGCTCGTCGCCGCGGTCACGGCGGCGGGCGGGTTCGGTTTCCTCGCCGGCGGCTACCTCTCGGTGGCCGCGCTGGACGAGCAGATCAGCCGCACCGCCGAGCTGACCGGCGGCCGGTTCGGCGTGAACCTGTTCGTGCCCGGCAGCAAGTCGGCCGTGGACCTCACCGACCACCGCGAGCGCATGGTCACCGAGGCGCTGCGCTACGGCGTGGAGCCGGGGGAACCGGTGTGGGACGACGACGAGTACCCCGCGAAGCTCGACCTCGTGGTGCGTCACCGCGTGCCGCTGGTGTCGTTCACCTTCGGAGCGCCGACGTCGGCCGAAGCACACCGCGTGCACGAGTGCGGTGGCCGGGTCGCCGTGACGATCACGAGCCCCGACGAGGCCGATCTGGCGGCCGCGCGCGGCGCCGACGCGCTCGTGGTCCAGGGCTTCGAAGCGGGCGGGCACCGCGGCCTGTTCACCGACGACGCCACGAACCCGGCGGGTGGCGAGCAATACGGCCTGCTCGCCCTGCTGCGGCTGGTCGCCGCGCGCACGAGCCTGCCGCTCATCGCCGCGGGCGGGCTGGTGCACGGCGCCGACGTGGCCGCCGTGCTGGCGGCCGGTGCGGCCGCGGCCCAGCTCGGCACGGCGTTCCTGCAGACGAACGAGGCCGGCACGGCGTCGGCGCAGCGCCGCGCGCTGGCAGAGGGCGGGCGGCTGACGGCGTTCACGCGCGCGTTCAGCGGCCGCCCGGCCCGCGGCCTGGTCAACCGCGTGCTGAGCGATCTCTCGGCCCACGCGCCGGCCGCGTACCCGCAGCTGCACCACCTGTCCAAGCCGATCCGCGCCGCGGCCGCGCGCGCCGACGATCCCGAGGCGATGTCCCTGTGGGCGGGGCAGACGTACCCACTCGCCGCGGACGGGTCCGCGGCGTCGGTGGTGGAACGGCTCCGTGCCGAAGCCAAGGCGGCCGTCGAACGGCTCGACCGGCTCCGCTGA
- the rpsT gene encoding 30S ribosomal protein S20 produces the protein MANIKSQIKRITTNEKARQRNLAIRSSVKTAIRKFREAAEAGDKDKALELQRDAARKLDKAVTKGVIHANQAANKKSAIAKRANQL, from the coding sequence ATGGCCAACATCAAGTCGCAGATCAAGCGCATCACCACGAACGAGAAGGCGCGGCAGCGCAACCTGGCGATCCGGTCCTCGGTGAAGACCGCGATCCGCAAGTTCCGCGAAGCCGCCGAGGCCGGTGACAAGGACAAGGCCCTCGAACTGCAGCGCGACGCCGCCCGCAAGCTCGACAAGGCCGTCACCAAGGGTGTCATCCACGCCAACCAGGCCGCCAACAAGAAGTCGGCGATCGCGAAGCGCGCGAACCAGCTCTGA
- a CDS encoding SDR family NAD(P)-dependent oxidoreductase, translating to MTFGGIDVLVNNAGHMLVGAIEEVDEEQARAQMDVNYFGALWATRVVLPGMRERRAGRILQVSSLGGLVAYPALGIFQASKWALEAMSESRAAEVAAYGIHVPLIEPVMFTTGRAAASPQARQQPAYAHARQALYADAGAGGLTPGDPAATAEALLALVETPEPGWSSGTTRAPRAGKAGRIMNCSDRHADARRIPTDGKYCSPADGSVPLPGADLAQTAEGAANPYCSRAPSRRGNQAAG from the coding sequence GTGACGTTCGGCGGAATCGACGTGCTGGTCAACAACGCAGGTCACATGCTGGTCGGCGCCATCGAAGAGGTCGATGAGGAACAGGCCCGGGCCCAGATGGACGTCAACTACTTCGGTGCGCTGTGGGCCACTCGGGTCGTGCTGCCCGGGATGAGAGAGCGCCGTGCGGGCCGGATCCTGCAGGTCTCGTCACTCGGGGGACTGGTCGCGTATCCGGCGCTCGGCATCTTCCAGGCGTCCAAGTGGGCCCTGGAGGCGATGAGCGAGTCACGCGCGGCCGAAGTGGCCGCGTACGGCATCCACGTCCCGTTGATCGAGCCGGTCATGTTCACGACCGGTCGGGCGGCCGCATCCCCGCAGGCCCGGCAGCAGCCGGCCTACGCCCACGCCCGGCAGGCGCTGTACGCGGACGCCGGAGCCGGCGGCCTCACTCCGGGCGATCCCGCGGCGACGGCCGAGGCCCTCCTCGCGCTCGTGGAAACACCCGAGCCAGGCTGGAGCAGTGGGACCACTCGCGCGCCTCGCGCAGGGAAAGCCGGGCGGATCATGAACTGCTCCGACCGGCACGCCGACGCGCGGCGGATCCCGACGGACGGAAAATACTGCAGTCCGGCCGACGGTTCGGTGCCCCTCCCCGGCGCCGACCTCGCCCAGACAGCGGAAGGCGCAGCGAACCCGTACTGCAGCCGTGCCCCCTCGCGTCGTGGAAACCAGGCGGCTGGGTAA
- the holA gene encoding DNA polymerase III subunit delta: MTTAPAPLHLVLGEEELLIERAVRATLDAARASDPTAEMTRNRVSELTAPLLAELVSPSLFSEGRVIVLDSAQDISQELADAVLAYLASPADGVVLVVVHSGGGRSKAAKALPAALKKAGAEITECPKLTKPAERESFVRNEVRRAGGKIDPGGVMALLDSVGSDLRELSSAATQLVADTGGVVDEQAVRRYHTGRADVTGFAVAEKAVAGDRAAALESLRWAMQLGVPHVLVADALADAVRTIARVSAAGRGNPNQMAGELGMPPWKIRKAQGQARGWGQDGLTAAMQVVARLNAEVKGVAADADYALERAVVEVVTAKGER, encoded by the coding sequence GTGACCACCGCACCCGCGCCGCTGCACCTCGTCCTCGGCGAGGAAGAACTGCTCATCGAGCGGGCTGTCCGCGCCACGCTGGACGCCGCGCGGGCGAGTGACCCGACGGCCGAGATGACCCGCAACCGGGTGTCCGAACTCACAGCTCCCCTGCTTGCCGAACTGGTGAGTCCGTCACTGTTCAGCGAGGGGCGGGTGATCGTGCTCGACTCGGCGCAGGACATTTCGCAGGAGCTGGCCGACGCGGTGCTGGCGTACCTCGCGTCACCCGCCGACGGGGTCGTGCTCGTGGTCGTGCACAGCGGTGGCGGCCGCAGCAAGGCGGCCAAGGCCTTGCCCGCGGCGCTGAAAAAGGCCGGTGCCGAGATCACCGAGTGCCCGAAGCTCACGAAGCCCGCCGAGCGCGAGTCGTTCGTGCGCAACGAGGTGCGCCGCGCCGGCGGCAAGATCGACCCGGGGGGCGTCATGGCGCTCCTCGACTCCGTCGGCTCGGACCTGCGCGAGCTGTCCTCGGCGGCGACGCAGCTCGTCGCGGACACCGGGGGTGTGGTCGATGAGCAGGCGGTGCGCCGCTACCACACCGGCCGTGCCGACGTGACCGGCTTCGCGGTCGCCGAGAAGGCCGTCGCGGGTGACCGCGCGGCGGCCCTGGAGTCGCTGCGCTGGGCCATGCAGCTGGGCGTCCCGCATGTCCTCGTCGCCGACGCCCTCGCCGACGCGGTGCGCACGATCGCCCGCGTCTCCGCCGCCGGCCGTGGCAACCCGAATCAGATGGCCGGTGAGCTGGGCATGCCGCCGTGGAAGATCCGCAAGGCCCAGGGCCAGGCCCGCGGCTGGGGCCAGGACGGCCTCACCGCGGCGATGCAGGTGGTGGCCCGCCTGAACGCCGAGGTCAAGGGCGTCGCGGCCGACGCGGACTACGCACTGGAACGCGCGGTCGTCGAGGTCGTCACCGCCAAGGGTGAACGCTGA
- a CDS encoding VOC family protein, which produces MDVLSSRVLIHPRDLEVSTAFYRDTLGLAIQREFPGGTVFFAGGGSIEVVGSDDDAPSTAVDLWLQVRDLAATLEELAARGVTPVRGAKREPWGLDEAWLTDPDGLRIVLVEVPPEHPLRRDPR; this is translated from the coding sequence ATGGACGTACTGAGCAGCCGGGTGCTGATCCACCCGCGCGACCTGGAGGTCTCCACCGCGTTCTACCGGGACACCCTCGGGCTGGCGATCCAGCGCGAGTTCCCCGGGGGCACGGTCTTCTTCGCGGGTGGCGGGTCGATCGAGGTCGTCGGCAGCGACGACGACGCGCCGTCGACCGCCGTCGACCTCTGGCTGCAGGTCCGCGACCTGGCCGCGACGCTCGAAGAACTGGCCGCGCGGGGCGTCACGCCCGTGCGCGGAGCCAAGCGCGAGCCGTGGGGGCTCGACGAGGCGTGGCTCACGGACCCGGACGGCCTGCGCATCGTCCTGGTGGAGGTTCCACCGGAGCACCCGCTGCGACGCGACCCGCGCTGA
- a CDS encoding class I SAM-dependent methyltransferase, with amino-acid sequence MSTSHPPGGPFDTALDRAFGHPRGLLGRAGGRLMARGNAATEHRLVDLARLEPDETVLVVGPGPGVGLDAASRLAGSVVGVEPSAEMRALCRERCGDRVELRDAPVSATGSADECVDVVLTVNNVQLWDDRAAGFAELFRVLRPGGRLLLSAHERWLPVTRHELAAEAAGAGFTDLQTWTWQPPGFAPLAAQLRARKP; translated from the coding sequence ATGAGCACTTCGCACCCGCCCGGCGGCCCGTTCGACACCGCGCTCGACCGGGCGTTCGGGCACCCCCGCGGCCTGCTGGGGCGGGCGGGCGGCCGGCTGATGGCCCGCGGCAACGCCGCCACCGAACACCGTCTCGTGGACCTCGCGCGGCTGGAACCCGACGAAACCGTGCTGGTCGTGGGCCCCGGTCCGGGCGTCGGCCTCGACGCGGCGAGCCGGCTGGCCGGCTCGGTCGTCGGCGTCGAGCCGTCGGCCGAGATGCGCGCGCTGTGCCGCGAGCGCTGCGGCGACCGCGTCGAACTGCGCGACGCGCCGGTGTCGGCCACGGGGTCGGCCGACGAGTGCGTGGACGTGGTGCTGACCGTCAACAACGTCCAGCTCTGGGACGACCGGGCGGCGGGCTTCGCCGAGCTGTTCCGCGTGCTGCGTCCGGGCGGGCGGCTGCTGCTCTCGGCGCACGAGAGGTGGCTGCCCGTGACGAGGCACGAACTGGCCGCCGAAGCCGCCGGAGCGGGCTTCACCGATCTGCAGACGTGGACGTGGCAGCCGCCGGGATTCGCGCCGCTGGCCGCGCAGCTGCGGGCCCGGAAGCCCTGA